TCGCCCTTGCCGGCGACATAGTCGGCATAGGCCACGGTTTCGGCGCGGATGAAGCCCTTCTCGAAATCGCCATGGATCACACCGGCGGCCTGCGGGGCCAGCATCCCCTTGTGGATGGTCCAGGCGCGGGCCTCTTTCGGGCCGACGGTGAAATAGGTCTGAAGGCCCAGAAGCTCGTAGCCCGCGCGGATCAACCGGTCGAGGCCCGCTTCCTCGAGGCCCATCTCCGACAGGAACATCGCCGATTCCTCGGCGTCGAGTTGGCTGATCTCTTCTTCGATGCGGGCGGAGATGACGACTGTGCCCGCCCCCTGACGCGCCGCCATCTCGGCCACGCGGGCGGATTCGCCATTGCCCTCGGCCGCAGCCGATTCCTCGACGTTGCAGACATAGAGGACGGGCTTGGCCGTCAGCAGTTGCAACATCCGCCATGCCTTCTGATCGTCCTCGGACACGGCGATGGTGCGGGCGGGGCGGCCTTCGTTCAGCGCGGTCTGGGCAAGGCGCAGCAGGCGGTCCTGATCGGCGGCCTCCTTGTCGCCGCCCTTCAGCTTGCGCGAGAGGTTGGCCAAGCGACGCTCGATCGAATCCATATCGGCGAGCATCAGCTCCGTCTCGATCGTCTCGGCATCGGCGACGGGGTCGATCCGGCCTTCGACATGGGTGATGTCCCCATCCTCGAAGCAGCGCAGCACATGGGCGATGGCGTCGCATTCGCGGATATTGGCAAGGAACTGGTTGCCCAGACCCTCACCGCGCGATGCCCCGCGCACGAGGCCCGCGATATCGACGAAGGTCATCCGCGCCGGGATCACCTGCTTGGAGCCGGCGATCTCCGCCAGCGTGTCCAGCCGCGCATCCGGCACCGCCACCTCGCCGACATTCGGCTCGATCGTGCAGAAGGGAAAGTTCGCCGCCTGCGCCGCCGCCGTGCGGGTCAGCGCGTTGAAGAGGGTCGACTTGCCCACGTTCGGCAAGCCCACGATACCCATGCGAAAGCCCATCATCATCCCCTGTGCAAGCTGCCGCCCCCAGATAGGCCGCAACGCCCGCGCACGCAAGCCGGTTGCCGCGCGGGGGGAGTTGCGCCGCTGCGGCATCTCTCCTACGAAGAGGCAAGCAGGAGAAAGCGCCATGACCCGGATCGATGCCAAATTCGCCGCCCTCAAGTCCGAGGGCAAGAAGGCCTTCGTCGCCTATCTGATGGCGGGCGATCCGGATGCCGACACGACGCTGGCGGTGATGCGCGGCATGCCCGGCGCGGGCGTCGACATCATCGAACTGGGCATGCCCTTCACCGATCCGATGGCCGATGGCTCCACCATTCAGACGGCGGGGCAGCGCGCGCTCGAAGGTGGGCAGACGCTGGACCGCACGCTCGACATCGCGCGGCGCTTCCGCGAGGGCGACGACAGCACGCCGATCGTGCTGATGGGCTATTACAACCCGATCTATTCGCGCGGCGTGGACCGTTTCCTTCAACAGGCGATCGAGGCCGGGATCGACGGGTTGATCGTCGTGGACCTGCCGCCCGAAGAGGATGACGAGCTGTGCCTTCCGGCGCAGGCCGCGGGGCTGAACTTCATCCGGCTGGCGACGCCGACCACCGATGCCGCGCGCCTGCCGCGCGTGCTGCAGAACACCTCGGGCTTCGTCTATTACGTCTCCATCACCGGGATCACGGGGGCGGCCGCGCCGCAGGCCGTCGATGTCGCCCCGGAGGTGGAACGGATCAAGGCCTCCACCGATCTGCCGGTGATCGTCGGCTTCGGCATCACCACCGCCGAAGCGGCAGAGGACATCGCCGCCATCGCCGATGGCTGCGTCGTCGGTTCGGCGATCGTGAAGCTGGTGGGGGAGGGGCGGCCCGTGGATGAGATTCTGGCCCGCGTGGCCGATCTTGCCGGCGGCGCGCACCGCGCCTGACGGCACGAAGCCTTGGCCTGCGCCTAGCGGCGCAGGATCTGGAACAGCGCCGAGGCGCCCCAGCCCGCCAGCACCGCCATCGCCAGCGACAGCAGCCCATAGAGCAACGACTGCTCGCGCGAGAGGGTGTAGAGGAACCGCTCCAGCCCGGCCTTCTGCACGCCAATGTCGCGTTCCAGCACATCCAGCACCTGCCCGCCGCGCGTCAGGAAGATGCGCACGCGGTACTGCCCTTCCGTCAGGTCGGCCGGAAGCGCGATGTCG
This DNA window, taken from Falsirhodobacter algicola, encodes the following:
- the trpA gene encoding tryptophan synthase subunit alpha, translated to MTRIDAKFAALKSEGKKAFVAYLMAGDPDADTTLAVMRGMPGAGVDIIELGMPFTDPMADGSTIQTAGQRALEGGQTLDRTLDIARRFREGDDSTPIVLMGYYNPIYSRGVDRFLQQAIEAGIDGLIVVDLPPEEDDELCLPAQAAGLNFIRLATPTTDAARLPRVLQNTSGFVYYVSITGITGAAAPQAVDVAPEVERIKASTDLPVIVGFGITTAEAAEDIAAIADGCVVGSAIVKLVGEGRPVDEILARVADLAGGAHRA
- the ychF gene encoding redox-regulated ATPase YchF, with translation MGFRMGIVGLPNVGKSTLFNALTRTAAAQAANFPFCTIEPNVGEVAVPDARLDTLAEIAGSKQVIPARMTFVDIAGLVRGASRGEGLGNQFLANIRECDAIAHVLRCFEDGDITHVEGRIDPVADAETIETELMLADMDSIERRLANLSRKLKGGDKEAADQDRLLRLAQTALNEGRPARTIAVSEDDQKAWRMLQLLTAKPVLYVCNVEESAAAEGNGESARVAEMAARQGAGTVVISARIEEEISQLDAEESAMFLSEMGLEEAGLDRLIRAGYELLGLQTYFTVGPKEARAWTIHKGMLAPQAAGVIHGDFEKGFIRAETVAYADYVAGKGEAGAKEAGKFRVEGKTYEVKDGDVLHFLFNG